One part of the Andrena cerasifolii isolate SP2316 chromosome 4, iyAndCera1_principal, whole genome shotgun sequence genome encodes these proteins:
- the LOC143368335 gene encoding protein SAAL1 isoform X7: MTTEKDIVQFLVDNEFFKIAEFALNSCEEPRLMEIILGILGNITCEPVVLELLGTKEELLETILRHLSSEDTATLVQILRLLRSALWNIQNNPESKWRVNLRNSTYLREVVPFILKSSTNEELLIATTSFLRSSVEIDLPSGKTLLDELFESSSFLPGMLESFEEVLPQDVAPYSAPTLKYLEDWLELFSNLRKGHQIHQEIVQDDNLVRTIEIPQRILTNFIEPWNLFPLDEIKASCVHRCAEMILDFRWKGFLRADSTVDINATILSIICSIRTAMKEEEEEEEEEEEEEEEDSEEIMEELLKYLEGYWVEIAKISTTDEIVKILKTNEKAIIDHAMNLLKSKIPGEKVNSIESGLSSE, translated from the exons ATGACCACAGAAAAGGACATTGTCCAGTTTCTTGTGGATAatgagtttttcaaaattgccgAGTTTGCTTTAAACTCGTGCGAAGAGCCCAGATTAATG GAAAtaattttaggaatacttgGAAATATCACTTGCGAGCCGGTAGTACTTGAATTATTGGGAACGAAGGAAGAGCTTCTCGAAACGATCCTGCGTCACCTTTCCTCCGAGGACACTGCCACATTGGTACAAATTCTAAGACTCTTACGATCCGCATTGTGGAATATTCAAAATAATCCCGAGTCAAAGTGGAGAGTTAATTTGAGAAATTCTACTTACTTGAGGGAAGTAGttccttttattttgaagagttCCACAAACG AGGAACTTCTAATCGCAACGACAAGTTTTCTGCGCTCTTCGGTAGAAATCGATCTTCCATCTGGGAAAACATTATTGGACGAACTCTTTGAATCGTCCAGTTTTCTTCCAG gCATGTTAGAATCTTTCGAGGAGGTTCTGCCCCAAGACGTGGCTCCCTATTCGGCTCCCACTCTGAAATACCTCGAAGATTGGTTGGAATTGTTCTCCAATCTTCGAAAAGGGCATCAGATTCATCAAGAGATCGTGCAAGACGACAATCTTGTTCGAACAATAGAAATCCCGCAAAGGATTCTAACGAATTTCATCGAACCGTGGAACCTTTTTCCTCTAGACGAAATTAAAGCTTCCTGTGTCCACAGATGCGCGGAAATGATCCTCGACTTCCGATGGAAAGGCTTTTTAAGGGCGGACTCTACGGTAGACATAAATGCGACGATACTGAGTATTATTTGCAGCATCAGAACAG CgatgaaagaagaagaagaagaagaagaagaagaagaagaagaggaggaggaggattcCGAAGAAATCATGGAAGAGTTGTTAAAGTATCTCGAGGGCTATTGGGTGGAGATAGCAAAGATTTCTACAACAGACGAGATTGTAAAGATTTTAAAGACCAATGAAAAGGCAATTATAGATCACGCAATGAATTtgttgaaatcgaaaattcctgGAGAAAAAGTTAATAGCATAGAAAGTGGGTTATCGAGCGAATAG